In Phycisphaerae bacterium RAS2, the DNA window GTCGGCGGCCTGTCCATTGAGCTGCTATCGCTGTTCGTGCTGCCGGTGTGTTATGCAATGTATCGTGAGTGGAAGCTCCGGGTGCCAAAATGATGACGCTACGTGTAAGACAGCGAGAGAACATCGCAACGATGTTCGCTCTGCGGTCGCGCGCGACTCCGCCGCGCCGAGATTTCCTCCCCGAGACAGTCGCTGCCGTTCACGTGGCTTCGGGCAGGCGTCGGCTGCGCGGCCGACGCCAAAAATCGTCACGAGTCTCTATCGCCTCCCAGGCGCGGAGCTGGCAGAATCCACCTCGAGCGAGGATCGTGCCGGCGAGCCGGTTGCACGTGTCGACCGATGCACGGCCGCCGGCCCAGAGTGCGGAATCCCCCCTTGGCCGTGCGAAATTCCACCCAGAGTGGCCCGAGTGTTATCAAACGAGCGCGTCGAGGGACTCTGTTTCGCCAGGACCTCTCAGACAGTCAATCAGCCCTGTCTTGCTGGGTCTGGACGTGAGCGGGATTCTGATAATCGATCCACTGCGGGGGCAAGATCACGGGCGGGCGGGGAAGCGGCAGCTTCGCTGTCACCGATTCTCCGCTTCGTACGCGGTCGAGAGGCGCGCAAGAGATCGGTCGTTCAGGCATGTCACTTGCAAAACCGATTCTGGTCATAGGCCCGAGCGGCCCAGAGAAAAGGTTGCAAGATCCCGAGGAAGTGAGGCTTGTTTTGGGTGTACGGACGTAGGATACAGTTCCTCCATGCGGGTTGAGGCGCGATGGCGTAATCCGTGGGGACGGTGCGCCGGCATCCGGAAAAGCTCAATCAACCCAAGAATGCCGTTGCGATGTGCGAGTGGGGGCTGCGATAGGTCTGATACTCCCGCCAATCAGGAAGAGCGTTACATCTAGTGCATCTGCTACGAAACGCAATAGCCGAGGGAATAGCGATGAGACGCCTGTGGAATCGACGCCCGTTTCTTCTCCGACCCTGCTCGGTGAGAATATTGGTTTCCAGCACGCTTGTGGTTGCCGTTTCGTGCGGGAACTTCAACCTGTTTCAGGTAGCATCGACTCCTGTCGTAATTCGAGCTTCTCGCACGGGGTGTTCCGAGACGAACATTTCTCGCATAGTCGCGTTTACCGCCGAGAGCGAGAACAATGACCAGACTTACCACTGGTATTTCACGGACGGTGTGGTCCTTCATGGACAGCGCGTCGTTCATGTGTTTCCCGGGAGTGGCGAATTCAATTTCACGCTCTCGGTCGGTAACGAGCTGATACCGGGCAGCGTTTCCGTCCCGGTGCGCGGCCCGGTCGACGGCTTTTCAGACCCCTTCGGAGATCGCTGCGTTCTTAATGAGGGCAGGACCCACGTACCAACCGGGACGCAAGTTACATATCGCACCAACCCGCCTGCATCAGGCGGCCATTACAATTCCCCCGGCCTGTCGCCGGCCGAACCCGGCGTTTATGACACCGACGCGGTGCAGCCCGAAGTATGGGTACATAATCTCGAACACGGCCACGTGGTCATCCTCTTTGATTGCGACGGAAGTTGCCCAAGCGAATTCCTGGCACAGCTTGAGGATGTCCTGGCGGCTGCCCCACCCAGCAAGTTCGGAAATAAGAAGCTCGTTATCACGCGGTACGCTGGACTGCCTGTGAGAGTCATGGCCGTCGCCTGGGACTATCAACGAGACTTTGACGGTGTAGACCAAGCCGGCCTATTGGCATTTTACGCTCGACACGTGGATCAAGGGCCGGAAGACGAGCCATGATTTCGGTTCCCTTTGCACCTGACCGGAAGATCGAACCGGCGGTCCGCGGAGCTCGGCAGCGGGTATTCGGATGATCTGATGCAATCAAAGCACATTGTTGCAGGGGTCCACAAGCCGTCTTGACCTTCCCCCACGGGTTAGACAAACTGTTGGATCAGTCCAGTTCCGTGCAGGGGCACGATGCGGACAGGCGCTTCGAAGTGAGATCCGGCTTGCAGTATGAATCGTAATGACCGGCATAGCCCCTAACACACGGACAGGCAATCCGTAGATCTAGTTGCCTAAGCCGGCTCGGCGACTACAGTTCGGAATGGCAAGAAATCTGCCACGCGAGTCGTTTGGCGAATTGCTGCACCCGGCAGTGCAAAGCAGATCAACGCCGTGCACAGAACCGGCCGAATTGAGACAACCATTGAGATCACGTTAAGGCCGTTGCGAGCAAGGCATTACCGCGCATCGAAGTGAATCAAGACGATCAGAAATGAACTGGGTAGGGCCGGAATTGAACCGGCGACACACGGATTTTCAGTCCGTTGATCCGGCTGGTCTAACAACTTCGGCGACGGTGATTTCGCACCATCAAGAATAAGCTTGGCGATTCGCTTGGCGAATGATCGCACCGGCCTCGCATCCGCCTGACGAAAAGGCCGTGCGAAAGAACTGCCCTTTCCCCCAGAAACCGGTCTGGGCTCTAAGTTTGGATTGGGGCCCGGATCAGTATCTGGGGGGAAGGTCAAATACTCCGAGTTGCATCGACAGGTCCGTTCGCCGAGCGTGATCTTAGCGATCTTGTGCATTCTGTCACGCCATCGCTTGAACACAAGTGAATTGCAAACTAAGGGAGCATTCGCAATGTGTCTACCTCGGCATCAATTTCAGCCCACAACAAGTGGCACTCTCGGAGTTCGTTCTCGTTCAATCGCTCCAACGGCTCCGACTCACGCAATCCGGCCAGGTCCGGATCCCGTTTCCAGTTCACGATCCGCTTCAGTGCAAGTTCGCGAACTTGTGGCGAATTAGCAGAGGCGCGCTTCCAACTGGCTAGCTCTTCTCTAAGCCACTGCCGCGCCTTAGCGCGCCACATGGCTCGTTCTTCGTCATTAAGACGGACAGCGTTATTTCTTGCGCCGGTCGCAGCCATCATGGCATAGCACGCGGCGTTGTACCGGTAGTCGTTTTGCCGATTCTCGGCGAGGGCGGAGTCAACATCGAAAGCATCAGAGTAGAGTTTCGCCGTGAGATGATGTAGATTTCTGAATTCACAGGCGCCGATCAGGGATAATCGCTCATCGTTGTCCTGCGGCTGATGAGTACCAGCAAGGAACGCATCCCAATTGGGGATGATGGCTTCTTCCGCTTCGCGGCGAACAATGTGCCACGTCCACCCGGAAGGTCCGGTCGCGCTTTGCGGCTGCCAATTCACGCCGGGGATTGCGCTGGCCAGCATTTTGCGCGCTGTTCGATCATCACCTCGATGGTGGGCAATGAGCGCGAGCATGAGTGACGGCATTGGTCCGACGTCGGCGACCGGTGCACTCTGCCGCGCGCGCTCCAGCAAAGGAAGTGCAGCGTCCAAACGATTTCTACGATATTCGAGCAGCCCCCGAAGAAGTAGAGCCTCGGGTCGCGCCTTCTCGACGATCACCGCAATGGCCGCCGCGTCCGTTTCAGAAAGAGGCGCCATTAGACCTGCCATCGCGATTTGTTCGGCCGTTGCTGCATCTGCGCTTGAACCGAATCGGTTGATCAGGATTGTACATTCGCTGCGATAGTCGTCGGGGCGATCAAGAAACAAGCACAACTCTGCATAGCCGGCTCGTCCGTTGTACTTGGACGGGCTTGCCGTAATCGCCCTCTTCCACACCGTACAAATTTCTGGTCCGCGACCTGCCTCCATCAGCATCGTCCGCAGAAACTGATTAGATTCGCTGGTTGTCAGATCGATCGTTAGGGTTCGCTCGTAGCACTCAACTGCCTCGTCAACCTGTCCAAGTTGTGCCAGGGCAACGCCGCGATCAGCGTGATATTCCGCGGAATCGGGCTTGAGTCGAACCGCGGTGGTGAATGCGTCGAGCGCCTCGGTCATACGATGCAATCTAAACAGTGTCCGTCCGAGGGCTGAATAGACGTTTGGGTCATCCGGGACAAGCTCAATTGTTTGTCGGTACGCATCGATAGCTTCAACCGTATGCCCGGCCTGCGCCAGCGCCATCCCGAGATTAACGCGCGCTCCCGGTGCTTTCGGATCGATCTGTATGGCCGCTCGAAACTCCGCGATCGCCTCGTCGAGTCGTCCAATATTCTGAAGCGCGACACCGAGGTTGGCCCGAATTGCGGACGAGCCGGGGGCAATGCGAACTGCCTCGCGGTGCTGTTCCAGTGCTTCCGCGAATTTGCCTTGTAAATTGAGAGAGTTCCCCAAAAGCGAATATGAGTATCCAGATTCAGGACTAATGCGAATCGCCTCTCGAAGATGACTCACCGCTTCCTCAACGCGGCCGTCTTGCACGAGCGCAATGGCGAGATTGTTGCAAGCGGTTGCATCCTTGGGACGCAGCGACAGCGCGGATTGGTAATAGCGAGTCGCCTCCGCAAATCGGCTCGCTCGCGACAGCGCGTAGCCGAGCGCGGCATTGGACCAGTAATCGCTGGGATGAGCCGCCTGCACTCCTCTTAGGAACGAAACCACGTCGCAGCCCGCCGCTTCCGCGCGTTCGGCGAGCGCGGTAAGGAGTTGCACCGACTCGGTAGCAACTGGCGCCGTGTGCATTAGGCGCTCTAAGGCCGATATGTCCGTCCAGGCCGCCGGTGTGCGGGCTTCAGACCGCCAAGTCGTTGCCTCGGGGTCGGCCGATCTGGCAACGTTTAGAATCCACACGAGCTGACTTTTGTCGACGGTGCATGCGGCCCAATCGTCTAGCGCGGCAATCAGCGCATTTGCAATGGCTGACGCTTGAATCTGTGTTGCGACCCGCTCCGGCGGAGTGCTGGAGTCGCCGAGGCCCCTAGCGCGGAGTGCCTTCGCGTAGGCAGCGTCTGCTTGAGGATTGTTCGCGCGGCGGTGGAAGCCGAAGCCGATGACAGCGGCACGATTCAGCCGAATGTCCTCGAGTTGCTGAACCAGCTCCAGGTCTCGCCCTGCCCGTTCAATACGTTCGCGCAACGCTGCCGAGGCAAAATCTCTCGCACGAGCCCTTTCCAAGACCGTGCGGGCAGCGGCCCAGTTTGAGTCTCGCCCAAGCTGCTCCAGTTCCTCCAAGTCTTGCTGGATGGTGAACGCTCCGGCGGCCTGACGATTGGTCCACCAGGTTGTCGCGAGCAGCGTCGCCATGGCCACCAGCGAGATCGCGGCGACGAGCGTCGCCTGTGTTGGCCGTCGCCGGCACCACTTCACGAGGCGTCCGAGCGCGCTCACTCGGCGCGCCGATATAGGTTCGTTTCTGCCGAAGCGATTGAGATCTTCGGCCAGTTTCAGTGCCGTTGCGTATCGGCGTTTGGGGTCTTTCTCGAGGCATTTCAAACAAATCGTTTCGAGATCGCGCGGGACCTTCGGATTGAGTCGGGAGGGCGCCGTGGGTTCCTGCTCAATTACCTGCCTTTGCGTTTCAACTGCGGTTGCAGCTCGAAACGGCGGGCGGCCGGTCAGCATTTCATACAGCATCGCCCCGAGAGAATAGATGTCGACGCCCGGACCGAGTGCATCCGGTAATCCGCGTGCCTGCTCCGGCGCCATGTAACTTGGCGTCCCAACTTGCAGTCCCGTA includes these proteins:
- a CDS encoding PKD domain protein, translated to MRRLWNRRPFLLRPCSVRILVSSTLVVAVSCGNFNLFQVASTPVVIRASRTGCSETNISRIVAFTAESENNDQTYHWYFTDGVVLHGQRVVHVFPGSGEFNFTLSVGNELIPGSVSVPVRGPVDGFSDPFGDRCVLNEGRTHVPTGTQVTYRTNPPASGGHYNSPGLSPAEPGVYDTDAVQPEVWVHNLEHGHVVILFDCDGSCPSEFLAQLEDVLAAAPPSKFGNKKLVITRYAGLPVRVMAVAWDYQRDFDGVDQAGLLAFYARHVDQGPEDEP
- the pknB_6 gene encoding Serine/threonine-protein kinase PknB, whose product is MPEENLIRQLLQEMIISGRSLEEVCRDHPELLEELRARWQEVRVVEQQLDVLFPSSGATPQNTGSIAIEPKLPQIPGYEVLEVLGHGGMGVVYKAQHLALNRPIALKMVRAGAYASEAERQRLRREAQAVAALVHPNIVTVHDVGECDDRPFFTMEFVEGANLAQRLAGTPQLARDAAALIATLAEAVHFAHQLGIVHRDLKPANVLVTPLGTPKITDFGLARHFDGEFALTFTGLQVGTPSYMAPEQARGLPDALGPGVDIYSLGAMLYEMLTGRPPFRAATAVETQRQVIEQEPTAPSRLNPKVPRDLETICLKCLEKDPKRRYATALKLAEDLNRFGRNEPISARRVSALGRLVKWCRRRPTQATLVAAISLVAMATLLATTWWTNRQAAGAFTIQQDLEELEQLGRDSNWAAARTVLERARARDFASAALRERIERAGRDLELVQQLEDIRLNRAAVIGFGFHRRANNPQADAAYAKALRARGLGDSSTPPERVATQIQASAIANALIAALDDWAACTVDKSQLVWILNVARSADPEATTWRSEARTPAAWTDISALERLMHTAPVATESVQLLTALAERAEAAGCDVVSFLRGVQAAHPSDYWSNAALGYALSRASRFAEATRYYQSALSLRPKDATACNNLAIALVQDGRVEEAVSHLREAIRISPESGYSYSLLGNSLNLQGKFAEALEQHREAVRIAPGSSAIRANLGVALQNIGRLDEAIAEFRAAIQIDPKAPGARVNLGMALAQAGHTVEAIDAYRQTIELVPDDPNVYSALGRTLFRLHRMTEALDAFTTAVRLKPDSAEYHADRGVALAQLGQVDEAVECYERTLTIDLTTSESNQFLRTMLMEAGRGPEICTVWKRAITASPSKYNGRAGYAELCLFLDRPDDYRSECTILINRFGSSADAATAEQIAMAGLMAPLSETDAAAIAVIVEKARPEALLLRGLLEYRRNRLDAALPLLERARQSAPVADVGPMPSLMLALIAHHRGDDRTARKMLASAIPGVNWQPQSATGPSGWTWHIVRREAEEAIIPNWDAFLAGTHQPQDNDERLSLIGACEFRNLHHLTAKLYSDAFDVDSALAENRQNDYRYNAACYAMMAATGARNNAVRLNDEERAMWRAKARQWLREELASWKRASANSPQVRELALKRIVNWKRDPDLAGLRESEPLERLNENELRECHLLWAEIDAEVDTLRMLP